A stretch of Verrucomicrobiia bacterium DNA encodes these proteins:
- a CDS encoding phosphatase PAP2 family protein: MIAIALLAFSIVLLGFLIRFESVQALDNLITYDIQRLRTPYLDTLLTFITHLGGSVALSTVTILSVGAYYLLGYPREAFLISICFLVLPLNLLLKEIFHRPRPAKEKHAILVRTRGKSFPSGHTMCSTAIYGFNVFLLAALTQYSPQLLIGSAFGLLTLIGISRTYVGAHWFTDVLCGWSAGTIIVLLLVTAY, encoded by the coding sequence ATGATCGCCATTGCCCTCCTTGCCTTCTCCATCGTTCTCCTGGGCTTTTTGATTCGCTTTGAAAGCGTCCAGGCCTTGGACAACCTTATTACCTACGATATCCAACGCCTTCGCACCCCGTACTTAGACACACTCCTCACCTTTATTACCCACCTCGGCGGCAGTGTTGCCCTGAGTACGGTGACCATTCTGAGCGTGGGTGCCTACTATCTACTGGGATATCCCCGCGAAGCCTTCCTTATAAGCATTTGCTTTTTAGTCCTTCCCCTCAACCTTCTCTTAAAGGAGATCTTCCATCGCCCTCGTCCAGCCAAAGAAAAGCACGCTATTCTTGTCCGTACGCGCGGCAAGAGTTTTCCATCTGGCCATACCATGTGTTCCACGGCCATTTACGGCTTCAATGTCTTTCTCCTGGCCGCACTCACGCAGTACTCGCCCCAGCTTCTCATTGGCAGTGCTTTTGGCCTTCTTACCCTGATTGGCATCAGCCGGACATATGTAGGGGCGCATTGGTTTACGGATGTGTTGTGCGGATGGTCGGCCGGCACTATTATTGTTCTCCTACTCGTTACCGCCTACTAA
- a CDS encoding low temperature-induced protein, whose product MNATHMLFVDFATRAEADQALANLEGMGYTSSDISVIAKEDGRTVEKDGAGEVAEDTLGGAATGGVIGGIAGLLAGIGVVPALAGILIGGPVAAALGLAGAAATTVSGAVTGAVAGGLIGALTGIGLSEEDAKYYDDAVRGGDIVIGVPVTPDTEEHVRAALEAAEGAGGAADRHITVIERTFSDR is encoded by the coding sequence ATGAACGCCACGCACATGTTGTTTGTAGACTTTGCGACACGCGCCGAAGCAGATCAGGCCCTCGCTAACTTAGAGGGAATGGGGTACACCTCATCGGATATCTCAGTTATTGCGAAAGAAGATGGACGGACGGTTGAGAAAGATGGTGCCGGGGAGGTTGCAGAGGATACCCTTGGGGGTGCTGCAACCGGCGGGGTCATTGGTGGTATTGCTGGGCTTCTGGCTGGTATTGGGGTTGTTCCTGCCTTGGCCGGCATCCTCATCGGTGGGCCGGTAGCTGCTGCCTTAGGGTTGGCGGGTGCCGCTGCGACCACTGTTTCCGGTGCCGTAACTGGCGCGGTTGCAGGCGGCCTCATTGGTGCCCTTACGGGCATCGGTTTGTCCGAAGAAGACGCCAAATACTATGACGATGCTGTGCGTGGTGGAGACATTGTCATTGGCGTACCAGTGACACCTGACACTGAGGAGCACGTCCGCGCTGCTCTAGAGGCGGCAGAGGGCGCAGGTGGTGCGGCTGACCGCCACATTACGGTCATTGAGCGCACGTTTAGCGACCGATAG